In a genomic window of Pseudomonas oryzihabitans:
- a CDS encoding helix-turn-helix domain-containing protein — protein MNDGYPPIFKLYGEAQAWPAPDLLHCETIASRSRLHAWCIDTHRHADLVQILYVRTGSLRLQLEDWHGALSGPLLVVLPMLCVHAFEFDPAVEGFVITLPLPQVERLKQRCQGNGQGLFLSATRFELVGEEALWIERLIGQLVGEYEGRRPGREVMLEALLDSLAVWLVRQQTRNKAAALPRRAEQHLGRFLALVEQHYRDHWNLGRYAGALGISGVHLNAVCRQLAGTSALEIVHQRLLLEARRNLSFTQASVAEIADALGFADPAYFARFFRRGTGESPLSYRRQAAVPG, from the coding sequence ATGAACGACGGCTATCCACCTATTTTCAAGCTGTATGGCGAGGCGCAGGCCTGGCCCGCTCCCGACCTGCTGCATTGCGAGACGATCGCGAGTCGGAGCCGGTTGCATGCCTGGTGCATCGATACCCACAGGCACGCCGATCTGGTGCAAATCCTCTATGTCCGAACGGGTTCGTTGCGCCTGCAACTGGAGGACTGGCACGGCGCGCTGTCCGGTCCGCTACTGGTGGTGCTGCCGATGCTCTGCGTACATGCCTTCGAATTCGATCCCGCCGTCGAAGGCTTCGTGATCACCTTGCCGCTGCCCCAGGTGGAGCGCCTGAAGCAGCGCTGCCAGGGCAATGGGCAGGGCTTGTTTCTCAGTGCGACGCGCTTCGAACTCGTCGGTGAGGAGGCGCTGTGGATCGAACGGCTGATCGGCCAACTGGTCGGCGAATACGAGGGGCGGCGGCCCGGGCGGGAGGTGATGCTGGAGGCCTTGCTGGATAGCCTGGCCGTCTGGCTGGTACGGCAGCAGACGCGAAACAAGGCGGCTGCGCTGCCAAGGCGTGCCGAGCAGCATCTGGGGCGCTTTCTGGCCCTGGTGGAGCAGCATTATCGCGACCATTGGAACCTGGGCCGTTACGCCGGCGCCCTGGGTATCTCCGGAGTGCATTTGAATGCCGTGTGCCGCCAACTGGCCGGCACCTCGGCGTTGGAGATCGTCCACCAGCGGCTGCTGCTGGAGGCGCGGCGCAATCTGAGTTTCACCCAGGCATCGGTGGCGGAGATCGCCGATGCCCTTGGCTTCGCCGATCCCGCCTACTTCGCGCGCTTCTTTCGTCGTGGCACCGGCGAGAGCCCGCTCAGTTATCGCCGTCAGGCAGCAGTGCCGGGGTAG
- the pobA gene encoding 4-hydroxybenzoate 3-monooxygenase, producing the protein MHTQVVIIGAGPSGLLLGQLLSRSGIDNVILERQSAEHVLSRIRAGVLEQGTVDLLHQAGVSERLEREGQVHHGVEFAIDGKRERLDLHELLDGRCVTVYGQTEVTRDLMAARKASGGITLYHASDVQPHEIAGERPYVTCQIAGESVRIDCDYIAGCDGFHGVSRQAIPAGVLTEYERVYPFGWLGLLSDTPPASEELIYASHERGFALCSMRSATRSRYYLQVDAGDAVENWSDERFWEELKARLPKETAAQLVTGPSLEKSIAPLRSYVVEPMQYGRLFLVGDAAHIVPPTGAKGLNLALGDVRNLHLLLERAYRTGNPSCLERYSELCLKRIWAAVRFSWWMTTALHRFPDTDAFTQRVQDAEWRALLDSRAGRTTIAENYVGLPFPTLD; encoded by the coding sequence ATGCACACCCAAGTCGTGATCATCGGCGCCGGTCCGTCCGGCCTGCTCCTGGGCCAGTTGCTCAGCCGCTCCGGCATCGACAACGTCATCCTCGAGCGCCAGAGCGCAGAGCATGTCCTCAGCCGTATTCGTGCCGGCGTCCTCGAACAGGGTACCGTCGACCTGCTCCACCAGGCCGGCGTGAGCGAGCGGTTGGAGCGCGAAGGCCAGGTGCATCACGGCGTGGAATTCGCCATCGATGGCAAGCGCGAGCGTCTGGATCTGCATGAGCTGCTCGATGGCCGTTGCGTCACCGTCTATGGCCAGACCGAAGTGACCCGCGACCTGATGGCCGCGCGCAAGGCCAGTGGCGGGATCACGCTGTACCACGCCAGTGATGTCCAGCCCCACGAGATCGCGGGTGAGCGCCCCTATGTCACCTGCCAGATCGCCGGCGAGTCGGTGCGTATCGACTGCGACTACATAGCGGGTTGCGACGGCTTCCACGGGGTGTCCCGCCAGGCCATTCCGGCGGGGGTACTGACCGAGTACGAGCGCGTCTACCCCTTCGGCTGGCTGGGCCTGCTGAGCGACACCCCGCCGGCCAGCGAAGAACTCATCTACGCGAGCCACGAGCGCGGCTTCGCCCTGTGCAGCATGCGTTCCGCGACCCGTAGCCGCTACTACCTGCAAGTGGATGCGGGCGACGCGGTCGAGAACTGGTCGGATGAGCGCTTCTGGGAAGAGCTCAAGGCCCGCCTGCCCAAGGAAACCGCTGCGCAGCTGGTCACCGGGCCCTCGCTGGAAAAGAGCATCGCCCCGCTACGCAGCTATGTCGTGGAGCCCATGCAGTACGGCCGGCTGTTCCTGGTCGGCGATGCCGCCCACATCGTACCGCCGACCGGCGCCAAGGGGCTCAACCTGGCCTTGGGTGACGTCCGCAACCTGCACCTGCTGCTGGAGCGGGCGTACCGTACGGGCAACCCCTCTTGCCTGGAGCGCTATTCGGAGCTGTGCCTGAAGCGTATCTGGGCAGCGGTGCGATTTTCCTGGTGGATGACCACCGCGCTGCACCGTTTTCCCGACACCGATGCCTTCACCCAACGTGTCCAGGACGCCGAATGGCGCGCCCTCCTCGATTCCAGAGCGGGGCGCACCACCATCGCGGAAAACTACGTCGGCCTGCCCTTCCCGACCCTGGATTGA
- a CDS encoding hybrid sensor histidine kinase/response regulator produces MSISPLEQLALLQLTSHALVITDRHGRIERWNRGAELLCGWSAADAEGQLFSELLTAGRDAAFLATAQHQALIDEYGQGAGWIGLRKGQSRWVEVATTALRQATELLGFAHVLQDRTEQLVSEERVRLAQQVGRVGTFELLPGEARLLVSSGFCHLWGLPERRSYPLEELIKQLHPDDVASLRTLSAEPDDDALDYLEYRIRRADTGEERWLGRRGQLMSSQGAGRYLGVCYDITERKRNEAAITERDIWLQELYHGMREGFYMAQAIRDDAGLMQDFRFLEVNPIFATLTGIPLDQVLGKTLREALPPLEADLLPAYADFMNSDAEFTQFDILLNLQHEHWYEVRAHKLPADRFAVLFIDISGHRRQAQELARNEAQLRAIINSIDQMVWATRPDGHHFYFNDRWYEFTGVPEGSTEGDGWSNVFHPEDQERTWKVWHHSLSTGEPYHIEYRLRHRSGRYRWVLGRAQPVRDAKGRIEQWFGTCTDIQSIVDAREVLTRSRQELEHQIELRTRERDRMWRISHDLMVICRADGEVKTVNSAATRLLGRRETDLASLQLTELLHPEDQRRVFDTLHSLGTNQGAANLRARVRARDGSYRILDWTASAEDGLIYAVGRDVTEQEELQEQLRQAQKMEAVGQLTGGIAHDFNNLLTGIMGSLDMLQRHQKAGRQEKFEQYLGSALTSAQRAAALTQRLLAFSRRQALDLQPVQVNASVQSMEELLLRSLRGDIALVLDLYSGLWQALTDPHQLESALLNLVINARDALPHGGKISIETHNVYLAESGNGLDAVSAGDYVALLVTDDGTGMPPEVMARAFDPFFTTKPIGQGTGLGLSMIYGYAKQSKGHVRLESKPGKGTTVGLYLPRYLGADVEPTPVAPPAITPRGGGKIILVVEDEPVVRQMVVELLRELGYATLQAEDARAALPILESSQPIDLLLSDVGLPGMNGRQLAEIARQRRPRLKVLFATGYAEGAHLEGYLEPGMTLITKPFNLDALANRVAETLDAPVEASSPTPALLPDGDN; encoded by the coding sequence ATGTCGATCTCTCCGCTCGAACAGCTGGCGCTTCTGCAATTGACGTCCCATGCCCTGGTCATCACCGACCGGCACGGGCGCATCGAGCGCTGGAATCGCGGTGCGGAGCTGCTGTGTGGCTGGAGCGCCGCGGATGCTGAAGGTCAGCTCTTCAGCGAGTTGCTGACAGCCGGTCGCGATGCAGCCTTTCTCGCGACCGCTCAGCACCAGGCGCTGATCGACGAGTATGGGCAAGGGGCAGGCTGGATCGGGCTTCGCAAAGGCCAGTCCCGCTGGGTGGAAGTGGCGACGACCGCCCTGAGGCAAGCCACCGAGCTGCTCGGTTTTGCCCATGTCCTGCAGGACCGGACCGAACAGCTGGTGTCCGAGGAACGGGTACGCCTCGCCCAGCAGGTCGGCCGGGTCGGGACCTTCGAACTCCTGCCGGGCGAGGCGCGACTGCTGGTGTCGTCGGGCTTTTGCCACCTCTGGGGGCTGCCGGAACGGCGCAGCTACCCCTTGGAGGAATTGATCAAGCAACTGCACCCCGACGACGTGGCCAGCCTGAGAACGCTCTCGGCGGAGCCCGACGATGATGCCTTGGATTATCTTGAATACCGCATCCGGCGCGCCGATACCGGCGAGGAGCGCTGGCTGGGGCGGCGCGGCCAACTGATGTCCAGCCAGGGTGCGGGGCGCTACCTGGGGGTGTGCTACGACATCACCGAACGCAAACGCAACGAGGCGGCCATCACCGAGCGGGATATCTGGCTGCAGGAGCTGTACCACGGCATGCGCGAGGGCTTCTACATGGCCCAGGCGATCCGTGATGACGCGGGCCTGATGCAGGATTTCCGTTTTCTCGAGGTCAACCCGATCTTCGCCACCCTGACGGGCATTCCGCTGGACCAGGTACTGGGCAAGACGCTGCGCGAAGCCCTCCCGCCATTGGAAGCGGATCTGCTACCCGCCTACGCCGACTTCATGAACTCCGATGCGGAATTCACCCAGTTCGATATCCTGCTGAATCTGCAGCACGAGCACTGGTACGAGGTACGCGCCCACAAACTGCCGGCGGATCGCTTCGCCGTACTGTTCATCGACATCAGTGGCCATCGACGCCAGGCGCAAGAGCTGGCCCGCAACGAGGCGCAGCTGCGCGCCATCATCAACTCCATCGACCAGATGGTGTGGGCCACGCGCCCGGATGGTCATCATTTCTACTTCAACGATCGCTGGTACGAATTCACCGGTGTCCCGGAGGGCTCCACGGAAGGCGATGGCTGGTCCAATGTCTTCCATCCGGAGGACCAGGAGCGCACCTGGAAGGTCTGGCACCACAGCCTCAGTACCGGCGAGCCCTACCATATCGAGTACCGCCTGCGGCATCGCTCGGGCCGTTACCGCTGGGTGCTCGGCCGTGCCCAACCCGTGCGTGACGCCAAGGGACGCATCGAGCAGTGGTTCGGCACCTGTACCGACATCCAGAGCATCGTCGATGCCCGCGAAGTCCTCACCCGCTCGCGCCAGGAGCTCGAGCACCAGATCGAATTGCGCACCCGCGAGCGCGATCGGATGTGGCGCATCAGCCACGACCTGATGGTGATCTGCCGTGCCGATGGCGAGGTGAAGACGGTGAACAGCGCCGCCACCCGGCTGCTGGGCCGTCGCGAAACCGACCTGGCCAGTCTCCAGCTGACCGAGCTGCTGCATCCTGAGGACCAACGCCGGGTGTTCGATACCTTGCACAGTCTGGGCACCAATCAGGGGGCGGCGAACCTCAGGGCGCGAGTGCGGGCCCGGGATGGTAGTTATCGCATCCTCGACTGGACGGCCAGCGCCGAGGACGGCCTCATCTATGCCGTCGGGCGCGACGTCACCGAGCAGGAAGAACTGCAGGAGCAGTTGCGCCAGGCGCAGAAGATGGAAGCGGTGGGCCAGCTCACCGGCGGGATCGCCCATGACTTCAACAACTTGCTCACTGGGATCATGGGCAGCCTCGATATGCTGCAACGTCACCAGAAGGCCGGCCGGCAGGAGAAATTCGAGCAGTATCTGGGGAGTGCCCTTACCTCGGCCCAGCGTGCCGCCGCCCTCACCCAGCGTTTGCTGGCCTTTTCCCGCCGCCAGGCGCTGGACCTCCAGCCGGTCCAGGTCAATGCCAGCGTGCAATCCATGGAAGAGTTGCTGCTGCGCAGCCTGCGTGGCGACATCGCGCTCGTCCTGGATCTGTATAGCGGTCTCTGGCAGGCACTCACGGATCCCCACCAGTTGGAAAGCGCCCTGCTCAACCTGGTCATCAATGCGCGAGACGCCCTGCCCCATGGCGGTAAGATCAGCATCGAGACGCACAACGTCTATCTGGCTGAAAGTGGCAACGGCCTGGATGCGGTGAGCGCCGGTGACTACGTCGCCCTGCTGGTGACGGACGATGGGACCGGGATGCCACCGGAGGTCATGGCCCGCGCCTTCGATCCCTTCTTCACCACCAAGCCCATCGGCCAGGGTACCGGCCTGGGGCTGTCGATGATCTATGGCTATGCCAAGCAATCCAAGGGGCATGTGCGCCTGGAGTCCAAGCCCGGCAAGGGGACGACCGTCGGTCTCTACCTGCCCCGCTACCTGGGCGCCGACGTGGAGCCAACCCCGGTCGCCCCACCGGCCATCACGCCGCGAGGCGGTGGCAAGATCATTCTGGTGGTCGAGGACGAGCCTGTGGTCCGGCAGATGGTGGTGGAGCTGCTCAGGGAGCTGGGCTATGCGACGCTACAAGCCGAAGATGCCCGTGCCGCCCTGCCCATCCTGGAAAGCAGCCAGCCCATTGATCTGCTGCTATCGGATGTCGGCCTACCCGGCATGAACGGTCGCCAACTGGCGGAAATCGCGCGCCAGCGCCGACCCCGGCTCAAGGTGCTCTTCGCTACCGGCTATGCGGAAGGGGCTCACCTGGAAGGCTATCTGGAGCCAGGGATGACGCTGATCACCAAGCCTTTCAATCTGGATGCCCTGGCCAACCGGGTGGCGGAAACCCTGGATGCCCCGGTTGAAGCTTCCAGCCCTACCCCGGCACTGCTGCCTGACGGCGATAACTGA